One segment of Capnocytophaga sp. oral taxon 878 DNA contains the following:
- a CDS encoding heavy metal translocating P-type ATPase — MEYTVEGMGCSGCATTVQNKLATVQGVTAVSVSFDTKKAIIEAETEIPLEILQKALEGTHYSIGDPSNLEKKDHKESITIANTPTEGHSKIGVFYCPMHCEGDKTYNHPGDCPVCGMDLVEVPTSSSEQEGKTEDIKRTKLRKHFWGAVAFTLPIFIIAMSGMWHNNPLYRLMPVKGWNWVQFALSVPVVFYFCNIFFIRAWRSIKTLRFNMFTLIGIGAGVAWGFSVIALLVPDMFPEQFKEHGNVHLYFEAATVILTLVLLGQVMEADAHNKTQGAIKLLLNLAPNKATKITHNNEVEVPVEDVVIGDLLRVKPGEKIPVDGVITEGVTTIDESMITGEPIPVDKEVGSQVSAGTLNGSHTFVMRAEKVGRDTLLSQIVQLVQEASNSRAPIQQLADRIAAYFVPIVIGISALTFVLWIIFGGENAYVYALLNAVAVLIIACPCALGLATPMSVMVGVGKGAQHGILIKNAEALEVMSQVDTLVIDKTGTLTEGKPTVSDIYTFGNTTEKELLNILYNLNRYSEHPLAKATNAYTKALDATPLPFTEFQSVAGKGVKANYEKKTYYFGNEQLLKEVGITILGEIEEKVNAMRQEGKTVSLVADNETIIGAVGIADRVKSTTIEALSELHNLGVEIVMLTGDNALTAAAVAKEIGLDNYKAAMLPQQKQEEITRLQSEGKIVAMAGDGMNDAPALAKANVGIAMGTGTDIAIESAGITLVKGDLKGIVKAKKLSYAVMKNIRQNLFFALVYNTVGIPIAAGVLYPIFGILLSPMIGALAMSFSSVSVISNALRLRRLKL; from the coding sequence ATGGAATACACTGTAGAAGGTATGGGCTGCTCCGGATGTGCTACTACTGTACAAAACAAATTGGCTACTGTTCAAGGAGTAACAGCTGTTTCAGTTAGTTTTGACACTAAAAAGGCAATTATTGAAGCAGAGACCGAAATTCCTTTAGAAATTTTACAAAAAGCGTTGGAGGGTACTCATTACAGTATAGGAGACCCCTCCAACCTAGAAAAAAAAGATCATAAAGAAAGTATAACTATAGCTAACACCCCCACTGAGGGACACTCTAAGATTGGTGTGTTTTACTGCCCTATGCACTGCGAGGGTGATAAAACTTATAACCATCCTGGTGATTGCCCTGTATGTGGTATGGACTTGGTAGAAGTGCCTACCTCATCTTCAGAACAAGAAGGAAAAACTGAAGACATAAAACGTACAAAACTACGTAAACACTTCTGGGGGGCTGTAGCTTTCACACTACCTATTTTTATCATTGCTATGAGCGGAATGTGGCATAACAATCCGCTATACAGACTAATGCCCGTAAAAGGGTGGAACTGGGTGCAGTTTGCCCTATCGGTTCCTGTAGTATTTTATTTTTGTAACATATTTTTTATAAGAGCGTGGCGTAGTATTAAAACGCTGCGCTTTAATATGTTTACCCTAATAGGTATAGGAGCTGGAGTAGCGTGGGGTTTTAGCGTAATAGCGTTATTGGTTCCTGATATGTTCCCTGAACAGTTCAAAGAACACGGGAATGTACACCTCTATTTTGAGGCTGCTACTGTTATTCTTACCTTAGTCCTCTTAGGACAAGTTATGGAAGCTGATGCTCATAACAAAACACAAGGAGCTATTAAACTACTGCTGAACTTAGCCCCTAATAAAGCTACTAAAATTACACATAACAATGAGGTAGAAGTACCAGTGGAAGATGTTGTTATTGGTGACTTACTACGTGTAAAGCCTGGAGAGAAAATACCAGTGGATGGAGTAATTACCGAAGGTGTAACTACCATAGATGAAAGTATGATTACAGGAGAGCCTATTCCTGTTGATAAAGAAGTAGGTAGCCAAGTGTCGGCAGGCACACTGAATGGTAGTCATACCTTTGTAATGCGAGCTGAAAAGGTGGGCAGAGATACGCTTTTATCTCAAATAGTACAATTAGTACAAGAAGCTAGCAACAGCCGTGCTCCTATACAACAATTAGCAGACCGTATAGCAGCCTATTTTGTGCCTATAGTGATAGGAATTTCAGCACTTACCTTTGTATTATGGATAATTTTTGGAGGTGAAAATGCTTATGTATACGCACTACTGAATGCTGTAGCCGTCCTTATCATAGCTTGTCCTTGTGCGTTGGGCTTAGCCACCCCTATGTCGGTTATGGTTGGAGTGGGTAAAGGAGCACAGCATGGTATCCTTATTAAAAATGCTGAAGCCCTTGAAGTAATGAGTCAAGTAGATACTTTAGTGATAGATAAAACAGGAACACTTACCGAAGGGAAACCTACAGTAAGTGATATATACACTTTTGGCAATACTACTGAAAAAGAACTTTTGAATATTCTTTATAACCTTAATAGATATAGTGAGCACCCTCTTGCAAAAGCTACTAATGCATACACAAAGGCACTAGATGCTACTCCCCTACCCTTTACTGAATTTCAATCGGTTGCTGGTAAAGGAGTAAAAGCAAATTATGAAAAAAAGACTTACTATTTTGGTAATGAGCAGCTATTAAAAGAAGTAGGAATTACTATTCTGGGTGAAATAGAAGAGAAAGTAAATGCTATGCGGCAGGAAGGCAAAACGGTTTCTTTAGTAGCTGATAATGAAACTATAATAGGAGCTGTTGGTATTGCTGATAGGGTAAAATCTACTACCATAGAAGCTTTAAGTGAATTGCACAACTTAGGGGTTGAAATAGTAATGCTTACTGGTGATAATGCCTTAACAGCTGCTGCTGTGGCTAAAGAAATAGGCCTAGATAATTACAAAGCTGCTATGTTGCCACAACAGAAACAAGAAGAAATTACCCGCCTACAGAGTGAAGGAAAAATAGTAGCAATGGCAGGAGATGGAATGAATGATGCACCTGCCTTAGCAAAAGCCAATGTGGGAATTGCTATGGGTACTGGCACAGATATAGCCATTGAAAGTGCTGGAATTACCTTAGTAAAAGGAGACCTTAAGGGTATTGTAAAAGCAAAAAAACTAAGTTATGCTGTGATGAAGAATATACGTCAGAACCTTTTCTTCGCCTTAGTGTACAACACAGTAGGTATACCAATAGCTGCTGGAGTATTATACCCTATATTTGGTATACTTCTATCACCCATGATAGGAGCTTTGGCTATGAGTTTCAGCTCAGTGAGCGTTATTAGTAATGCTTTGCGATTGAGGCGACTAAAGCTGTAA
- a CDS encoding 8-amino-7-oxononanoate synthase, with amino-acid sequence MKHILQKLSERQKKNALRSLAMRSFAIDFYSNDYIGFSNNSKIGSSIEQLLSTQPQLYGATGSRLLSGNLAIFTETETYIAKFHHSPAALLYNSGYDANVGFFSCIVGRGDIILYDSYSHASIRDGISLSLATAYKFRHNDLDDLEKLLQRFASPDKTILIVTETVFSMDGDSPDLQQLVLLAKRHNAYVAVDEAHAIGVLGTHGCGLVQALGLEKEVFARIVTFGKGLGAHGAAVLAAPEVINYLVNFSRSFIYTTAMSPHSVATIRAGYEQLQHTEAIGFLHCNIKHFTKEVEKYQLQGFISSQSAIQAIIVAGNERVKALAQQLQTEGFGVLPILAPTVPVGQERLRICLHSFNTKEQITALVASIAKHY; translated from the coding sequence ATGAAACATATTTTGCAAAAATTATCAGAACGACAAAAAAAGAACGCATTGCGTAGTCTTGCAATGCGTTCCTTTGCTATTGATTTCTATTCCAACGATTATATTGGTTTTAGTAATAACTCGAAAATAGGCAGCAGTATAGAACAGTTACTTAGTACTCAACCTCAACTTTATGGCGCAACAGGATCACGTTTATTATCTGGTAATTTGGCTATTTTTACTGAAACAGAAACCTATATCGCTAAATTTCATCATTCACCTGCTGCACTGCTTTATAACTCCGGCTATGATGCCAATGTAGGTTTCTTTTCTTGTATAGTTGGTAGAGGTGATATTATTTTGTATGATAGTTATAGTCATGCTTCTATACGTGATGGTATTTCACTTAGTTTAGCCACAGCTTATAAGTTTAGACATAATGATTTAGATGATTTAGAAAAGTTACTACAACGCTTTGCTTCACCTGATAAAACAATTTTAATAGTTACTGAAACAGTCTTCTCTATGGATGGTGATAGTCCCGATTTACAACAGTTAGTACTCTTAGCAAAGCGTCATAATGCTTATGTAGCTGTAGATGAAGCCCATGCTATAGGAGTATTGGGTACTCATGGATGTGGTTTAGTACAGGCTTTAGGATTAGAAAAAGAAGTATTTGCTCGTATTGTTACTTTTGGCAAAGGGTTAGGAGCACATGGAGCAGCAGTATTAGCAGCCCCCGAAGTGATTAATTATTTAGTAAACTTTTCACGTTCTTTTATCTATACTACAGCTATGAGTCCTCATAGTGTAGCTACTATTAGGGCTGGCTATGAGCAGTTACAACACACAGAAGCTATTGGATTTTTACATTGCAATATTAAACATTTTACTAAGGAAGTAGAAAAATATCAGCTACAAGGCTTTATTAGCTCACAGTCAGCTATACAAGCTATAATAGTAGCTGGTAATGAACGTGTAAAAGCACTAGCACAACAGCTGCAAACTGAAGGTTTTGGGGTTCTTCCTATTTTAGCCCCCACAGTACCCGTAGGGCAAGAACGTTTGCGTATATGTCTACATAGTTTTAACACTAAGGAGCAAATTACAGCTTTAGTCGCCTCAATCGCAAAGCATTACTAA
- a CDS encoding AAA family ATPase — protein MSDVLRLPAEQLYSNELEALKEEDKKQEKPIGWQLSPKAVLKFITGGSASGITITPKYIGHNRLVEIAIATLLTDRSLLLIGEPGTAKSWLSENLTAAISGDSQKVIQGTAGTSEEHIRYSWNYAMLLANGPSHEALLKSPIYRAMESGSITRFEEISRCASEVQDALISILSEKTIAIPELSEEQAAKRGFSIIATANTRDRGVNEMSSALKRRFNIIVLPAPATLETEVSIVTKRVAEISNNYKLKAHLPKNEAIEKIVTIFRELRKGTTLDEKQKLKSPSGVISTAEAISLITNSMALAGSFGNGTVTDEDLASGLQGAVVKDEDKDKIVWKEYLENVMKKRGTSWRELYNQCSIMNS, from the coding sequence ATGTCAGATGTATTAAGACTTCCTGCCGAGCAGCTCTACTCTAATGAGTTGGAGGCGCTTAAAGAAGAAGATAAAAAACAAGAAAAACCTATAGGCTGGCAACTATCACCTAAAGCTGTACTTAAATTTATTACTGGAGGCTCTGCTAGTGGTATAACTATCACCCCTAAGTATATAGGCCACAATCGGCTTGTAGAAATAGCTATTGCCACTCTTCTTACTGACCGTTCTTTGTTACTTATAGGTGAGCCTGGAACTGCTAAATCATGGCTTTCAGAAAATCTTACAGCTGCTATTAGTGGTGATTCACAAAAAGTAATTCAGGGTACTGCAGGTACTAGTGAAGAACATATACGCTATTCATGGAATTATGCTATGTTACTAGCTAACGGACCTTCACATGAAGCTTTGCTAAAATCACCTATTTATCGTGCTATGGAGAGTGGTTCGATAACACGATTTGAAGAAATATCACGTTGTGCCTCAGAAGTGCAAGACGCTCTCATTTCTATTCTCTCAGAGAAAACTATCGCTATCCCTGAGCTTAGTGAAGAACAAGCAGCCAAACGCGGTTTTTCAATCATTGCAACTGCCAATACACGTGACCGTGGCGTAAATGAAATGTCATCAGCACTCAAACGCCGTTTCAATATTATTGTATTACCTGCTCCAGCTACCTTAGAAACAGAAGTATCTATCGTAACTAAGCGTGTAGCGGAAATATCAAATAACTACAAGCTAAAAGCTCATTTACCAAAGAACGAAGCTATTGAAAAAATAGTAACAATATTCAGAGAATTGAGGAAAGGAACTACTTTAGATGAGAAACAAAAACTAAAATCTCCTAGTGGAGTTATCTCAACAGCAGAAGCTATATCACTTATCACTAATAGTATGGCATTAGCAGGTAGTTTTGGTAATGGAACTGTTACCGATGAAGATCTTGCTTCAGGCTTACAAGGAGCTGTAGTAAAAGATGAGGATAAAGATAAAATAGTATGGAAAGAATACCTTGAAAATGTAATGAAGAAAAGAGGAACTAGTTGGCGTGAACTTTACAACCAATGTTCTATAATGAATAGCTAA
- a CDS encoding SMI1/KNR4 family protein, with amino-acid sequence MKEQLHRIQQKLAQAKAADKDLQVFGADAHKYHLNPPVSEAEVLAFEKKYGVQLPECYRAFMLTVGDAKAKKSDFIAGPYYGLYAFGTSLDSLLYEKIETYLKAPCNLSPDMTQEEWETLSDPLLPSEEEEEEDDDKYFAERAKVFGGLLPLGSQGCTYEHALVLNGKYAGRVVNVDLDLAQPKFAFETNFLDWYERYLDEVISGQLIDDRPTWFGYHRGEPAEVLLNEYEHTTDRKTQTDCLEGVYHKKPPLEPALLDKIEKLIALNNDDRDFLIEILSQSSYERAKPYLQDLVTNDPKKVFQFVWWYAKDHCADWVSVVKELLPTITDERTFDFATYLLTEGDDNFEEVILPFTDNENLQIRSTAYYTLGKSKKKEQYLDTFIKGLQETDTGVLCTVMQALSGVEDKRLLPYYKAIAKHFPEEKDYVLSNLEYRLASFGLTIEEARK; translated from the coding sequence ATGAAAGAACAACTCCACCGCATTCAGCAAAAGCTTGCCCAAGCCAAAGCCGCCGATAAAGATTTACAAGTATTTGGAGCCGATGCTCATAAGTACCACCTCAACCCGCCCGTAAGCGAGGCGGAAGTCCTTGCCTTTGAAAAGAAATACGGCGTACAACTCCCCGAATGCTATCGTGCCTTTATGCTTACTGTAGGCGATGCTAAAGCTAAAAAATCAGACTTTATAGCCGGACCTTATTACGGCCTGTATGCCTTTGGCACTTCTTTAGATAGCCTACTCTACGAAAAAATAGAAACCTACCTCAAAGCACCTTGCAACCTTTCTCCTGATATGACTCAAGAAGAATGGGAAACGCTCTCCGATCCACTATTGCCTTCTGAAGAAGAGGAAGAAGAAGACGATGATAAGTATTTTGCCGAACGAGCAAAAGTCTTTGGTGGGCTTCTGCCTCTGGGGAGTCAGGGCTGTACCTATGAACACGCCTTGGTGCTCAATGGCAAATATGCCGGTCGTGTAGTGAATGTAGATTTAGACCTCGCGCAACCCAAATTTGCTTTCGAAACCAACTTCTTAGATTGGTACGAACGCTACCTCGATGAGGTCATTTCGGGGCAACTAATAGACGACCGCCCTACGTGGTTTGGCTACCATCGGGGCGAACCCGCTGAGGTGCTCCTCAATGAATATGAACACACTACCGACCGCAAAACTCAAACCGACTGCCTCGAGGGGGTATATCATAAAAAACCACCTTTAGAACCTGCTCTATTAGACAAGATAGAAAAGCTCATTGCCTTAAACAACGACGATAGAGATTTCTTAATTGAAATTCTAAGCCAATCGTCTTATGAGCGAGCCAAACCTTACTTGCAAGATTTGGTAACCAATGATCCTAAAAAGGTATTTCAGTTCGTATGGTGGTATGCAAAAGACCATTGTGCCGACTGGGTGTCTGTTGTAAAAGAGCTATTGCCTACCATTACCGACGAAAGAACCTTTGATTTTGCTACCTACCTCCTTACGGAAGGAGATGACAATTTCGAGGAAGTGATCCTGCCCTTCACCGATAATGAGAATCTCCAAATACGTAGCACTGCCTACTATACCCTCGGCAAAAGCAAGAAGAAAGAACAATACCTCGATACCTTTATCAAAGGGCTACAAGAGACCGATACCGGTGTCCTTTGCACAGTTATGCAAGCCCTTTCTGGGGTGGAAGACAAACGCTTATTACCCTATTACAAAGCAATAGCCAAACATTTCCCTGAAGAGAAAGACTATGTCCTCTCTAACTTAGAATACCGCTTAGCTTCTTTTGGTCTCACCATTGAAGAAGCAAGAAAATAA
- a CDS encoding Gfo/Idh/MocA family protein, protein MLKRIYQVALGIVVCLGFVACNSNQASSSSTRKDSSAYQIKVPTPPRPAGQKDVLNLTTPKMETVRVGIIGLGMRGHDAVRRLNHVPGAKITALCDIRPEMVERSQKILEKEGLARVDQYTGSEDAWKALCENKNVDLVYIVSDWKHHAPMALYAMQHGKHVAIEVPSALTMEEIWALIDMSEKTRLHCMMLENCVYDYFEITTLNMAQQGLLGEVIHGEGAYIHNLDDFWTYYWNNWRLDYNAKNRGDVYPTHGIGPVCQALNIHRGDKMNYIVSFDTHPFRGKEVYKRVMGKEDPNFQNGDLTISMIKTENGKTIQIQHDVVTPRPYSRMYQLTGTNGFANKYPIQGYLIQPESIAKDEVPDHQNLSAHNFMPEAAKKALMEKYKPRILKDLEARAKEVGGHGGMDFIMDYRLIYCLRNGLPLDMDVYDLAEWCCVAPLSKLSLENGSAPVEIPDFTRGAWKKIKGYKHAFAD, encoded by the coding sequence ATGTTAAAAAGAATTTATCAAGTAGCCTTAGGCATTGTTGTATGTTTAGGCTTTGTGGCTTGTAATTCTAATCAAGCCTCATCCTCAAGCACTAGAAAAGACTCAAGTGCTTACCAAATTAAGGTGCCTACACCACCTCGTCCTGCAGGACAAAAAGATGTACTAAACCTTACTACTCCTAAAATGGAAACTGTACGTGTAGGTATTATTGGTTTGGGTATGCGTGGGCATGATGCTGTAAGACGTTTGAATCACGTACCTGGAGCTAAAATTACTGCTTTGTGCGACATTCGTCCTGAGATGGTAGAGCGTTCACAAAAAATTCTTGAAAAAGAAGGATTAGCTCGTGTAGATCAATACACAGGATCAGAAGATGCTTGGAAAGCCCTATGTGAAAACAAAAATGTAGACCTTGTTTATATTGTTTCAGACTGGAAACACCACGCTCCTATGGCTCTTTATGCTATGCAACATGGAAAACATGTAGCTATAGAAGTACCTTCTGCTCTTACTATGGAAGAGATTTGGGCTCTTATTGATATGAGTGAAAAAACTCGCCTACATTGTATGATGCTTGAAAATTGCGTATATGACTATTTTGAAATTACAACCCTAAATATGGCACAACAAGGACTTTTGGGTGAAGTTATTCACGGAGAAGGTGCTTATATTCATAACTTAGATGATTTCTGGACTTATTATTGGAATAACTGGCGTTTAGATTATAATGCCAAAAACCGTGGTGATGTATACCCTACTCATGGTATAGGACCCGTTTGCCAAGCTCTTAATATTCACCGTGGTGATAAAATGAACTATATAGTTTCATTTGACACACATCCTTTTAGAGGAAAAGAAGTGTACAAACGCGTAATGGGTAAAGAAGATCCTAACTTCCAAAACGGAGACCTTACCATTAGTATGATTAAAACAGAAAATGGTAAAACTATCCAAATACAACATGATGTAGTTACACCTCGCCCTTACTCTCGTATGTACCAACTAACTGGTACTAATGGTTTTGCTAATAAATACCCTATACAAGGCTACCTTATTCAGCCTGAAAGCATAGCTAAAGACGAAGTTCCTGATCATCAAAATTTATCAGCACATAACTTTATGCCTGAAGCTGCTAAAAAAGCTTTAATGGAGAAATACAAACCTCGTATTCTTAAAGACCTAGAAGCTCGTGCTAAAGAAGTAGGTGGACATGGTGGTATGGATTTCATTATGGACTATCGCCTTATCTACTGTTTACGTAATGGTTTACCTTTGGATATGGATGTATACGACCTTGCTGAATGGTGCTGTGTGGCACCTCTTTCTAAGTTATCATTAGAAAATGGTAGTGCTCCTGTAGAAATCCCTGATTTTACTCGTGGTGCTTGGAAAAAAATTAAAGGTTATAAACATGCTTTTGCTGACTAA
- a CDS encoding OmpA family protein: MIKQTYQIVLLLLLLVGNYGLAQVKPTPTKTEIVMTTDELKYLLEQIARAEIQSIRDKKLDSLLKGTESTTQEGIIRQEVLHKYITTQYISTATPTVVMYPPNAKQGVQTQTVYSPTSVIVQNIPAQNTTALQQQLADLSASIQQLRQQQQALMAALAVGTGAVLAKNSQKEVPNAGVNTTTVSSIATGVRTAVVAQPTTTPTVISPERRMELELILANRKYKTSFIYFANNSATPQPQNIEGIDEAVALLKAHPELSVLLEGYASNVGGADYNNYLSMQRSINVSKLLQAKGIEAERILTAFKGIDKNANASTARRVEILVIIK; this comes from the coding sequence ATGATAAAACAAACGTATCAAATAGTATTATTATTATTACTGTTGGTGGGTAACTATGGGTTGGCGCAGGTAAAACCTACGCCAACCAAAACAGAAATAGTAATGACTACTGATGAACTGAAGTACCTTTTGGAGCAGATAGCGCGAGCAGAAATACAATCAATTAGAGATAAGAAATTGGATAGCTTACTGAAAGGTACTGAAAGTACAACTCAAGAGGGCATTATTAGACAAGAGGTGCTACATAAATATATTACCACACAATATATTAGCACTGCTACCCCCACTGTAGTGATGTACCCACCTAACGCTAAACAAGGTGTGCAAACACAAACTGTATATTCGCCTACAAGCGTTATAGTACAAAACATCCCTGCACAAAATACAACTGCCTTACAACAGCAGTTGGCAGATTTATCGGCATCTATTCAGCAATTAAGACAACAACAGCAAGCACTTATGGCAGCCTTGGCGGTAGGTACTGGAGCTGTTTTGGCTAAAAACTCACAAAAAGAGGTGCCTAATGCTGGGGTTAATACAACTACTGTAAGCAGTATAGCTACAGGAGTAAGGACAGCAGTTGTAGCACAACCTACAACTACTCCTACCGTAATTTCACCTGAAAGACGTATGGAGTTAGAGCTTATTCTTGCTAATAGAAAGTATAAGACAAGTTTTATCTATTTTGCTAATAACTCGGCTACTCCACAACCTCAAAATATAGAAGGGATAGACGAAGCGGTAGCATTACTTAAAGCTCATCCAGAACTTTCAGTACTTTTGGAAGGGTATGCTAGTAACGTAGGTGGCGCAGATTATAACAATTACCTTTCGATGCAACGATCCATAAACGTATCAAAATTATTGCAAGCAAAAGGAATTGAAGCTGAACGTATACTAACAGCTTTTAAAGGAATAGATAAAAATGCAAATGCTTCGACAGCAAGAAGGGTAGAGATTTTGGTTATTATTAAATAA
- a CDS encoding biopolymer transporter ExbD: protein MSKFTKKKSGDTPPISTASLPDIIFMLLFFFMTVTESKDSDLMVQNKLPVADQVQKLDKKDPVVYMYAGKPLPKYQSKFGVNAKIQVNDKFIDVSEVGHYILNYREGLREGLRDIFITALKVDADTNMGLVSDIREKLQDVNALKLTYIVHQGSPLNNK, encoded by the coding sequence ATGTCAAAATTCACAAAAAAGAAAAGTGGCGATACGCCTCCTATCTCAACGGCTTCTTTGCCTGACATTATTTTTATGCTTTTGTTTTTCTTTATGACTGTAACAGAATCAAAAGATAGTGATTTGATGGTTCAGAATAAGTTGCCTGTAGCTGATCAGGTACAAAAGTTGGATAAGAAAGACCCCGTTGTTTATATGTACGCAGGGAAACCTCTTCCTAAGTATCAGTCTAAATTTGGTGTAAATGCCAAAATTCAGGTAAATGATAAATTTATTGATGTGTCTGAAGTAGGTCACTACATTCTCAACTACAGAGAAGGCTTACGTGAAGGTTTACGTGATATCTTTATTACAGCCTTGAAAGTAGATGCTGATACCAATATGGGACTTGTAAGTGATATTCGTGAGAAATTACAAGATGTAAATGCTTTGAAACTTACTTATATTGTACATCAAGGTTCTCCACTTAATAATAAATAA
- a CDS encoding outer membrane beta-barrel protein, protein MKKYFFTITSLLVSSVITAQVKDISFAVAPTADYVWWHKQAGITNGFMAGGSVGFGFGRNIELLGSYRQSIGLKSKIDGFSAPDAIASVFEATNVNVHRWGGELKGNIPLAYSFQPYVTLGSGVQTVKANNLSEEQVFFGLGLGAKFNLTRRLTLNLEAKATRFNFDASNLLHKSSEARTSAYNQWVSNNVNEKDMFAWSVGAGLQLYLGGRNPNELTELDHSYTNLKSFKVVLEPSLGYLNFSGDSNLRDTYLGGVSAGFDFTEYIGIRGYYYQAMENEKISTNFDKLSLYGGDFLARLNISNGVVPYVSVGAGYMNVGSNYVGRTSTGSNKSGIFAKGGVGLAIPLGKHVELFGVANLLFSTQSDDATAALKSANKLQKNTFYQAGIRIKLAKSNHTEVYTPYTDVTETASTTTVAANNINKTTTPLTQKQKTLAYYNEQITGVEKQIQLALQNGDNANAQRLLKEKQQWETLRNQYAAENIPYMSVEQVRLVRMTPEELQTLIDNVVKSVKEGEGKSTDQRIDRLEKLLLELKQPAVQPVITLPATTGTISTTTQP, encoded by the coding sequence ATGAAAAAATACTTTTTTACTATTACATCTCTTTTGGTGTCGAGCGTAATTACGGCTCAGGTGAAGGATATTAGCTTTGCGGTAGCGCCTACAGCAGACTATGTGTGGTGGCACAAACAGGCTGGTATTACTAATGGGTTTATGGCTGGCGGTTCGGTAGGCTTTGGTTTTGGCAGGAATATTGAATTGCTAGGGTCATACAGACAGTCGATAGGTTTGAAATCAAAGATAGATGGATTTTCGGCTCCTGATGCTATTGCATCGGTTTTTGAAGCTACGAATGTAAATGTACACCGTTGGGGAGGTGAACTGAAAGGGAATATTCCGTTGGCTTATTCATTCCAGCCTTATGTTACTCTGGGCTCGGGAGTGCAAACAGTTAAAGCTAACAACCTAAGTGAAGAGCAGGTGTTTTTTGGTTTGGGATTGGGAGCTAAATTTAACTTGACTAGAAGACTTACCTTGAACTTAGAGGCTAAGGCTACACGCTTTAACTTTGATGCTTCGAACCTGCTGCACAAATCATCGGAGGCACGCACTAGTGCTTACAACCAATGGGTGAGCAACAATGTAAATGAGAAGGATATGTTCGCATGGAGTGTGGGTGCTGGCTTACAACTGTACTTAGGAGGGCGCAACCCTAATGAGCTAACAGAATTAGATCACTCATACACTAACTTAAAGAGCTTTAAAGTGGTATTGGAACCGTCTTTGGGTTATTTGAACTTTAGTGGTGATAGCAATTTGCGTGACACTTACTTGGGCGGGGTATCGGCTGGATTTGATTTCACTGAATATATTGGTATCCGTGGTTATTATTATCAGGCTATGGAAAATGAAAAGATAAGCACTAACTTTGATAAACTATCATTATATGGAGGTGACTTTTTGGCGCGCTTAAATATATCAAACGGTGTAGTTCCTTACGTATCGGTAGGGGCTGGCTATATGAATGTAGGTAGCAACTATGTAGGAAGAACTAGCACTGGAAGCAACAAATCGGGTATTTTTGCTAAAGGAGGGGTAGGTTTGGCTATTCCGTTGGGTAAGCATGTTGAATTATTTGGGGTAGCTAACTTGCTTTTCAGCACTCAATCGGACGATGCTACAGCGGCTCTTAAATCGGCTAATAAACTTCAAAAGAATACTTTTTACCAAGCTGGTATCCGTATTAAATTGGCTAAAAGTAATCACACTGAAGTATATACTCCTTACACTGATGTAACAGAAACAGCAAGCACTACTACCGTAGCTGCAAATAATATTAATAAAACTACTACCCCTTTGACACAAAAACAAAAAACTTTGGCTTACTACAATGAGCAAATAACAGGAGTAGAGAAACAAATACAATTGGCATTGCAGAATGGCGATAACGCTAATGCACAACGCTTGCTAAAAGAAAAACAACAGTGGGAAACTTTGCGCAACCAATATGCTGCTGAGAACATCCCTTATATGTCGGTAGAACAAGTGCGCTTGGTACGTATGACTCCTGAAGAATTGCAAACACTGATAGATAATGTAGTGAAAAGTGTAAAAGAAGGAGAAGGTAAAAGTACTGACCAACGTATAGATCGTCTTGAAAAATTATTGTTAGAGTTAAAACAGCCAGCTGTTCAACCAGTAATAACGTTACCTGCTACAACAGGGACTATTAGCACTACTACTCAACCTTAA